ACGGGCGCCAACGCGCCAGCCATTTTTTCTGCCTATCACCATACCAAGCAATCAAAAATAAAATGCCCAGATATGCCAACGACACGGGAATCACAATCCATCCTTGCATGCGTCATCCTTCCTGATAAAAAACCTCTCCGCTATGGGAGAGGTTTCATTTAACTAAGGATGAGAGATCAACTCAATCTCTTCGCACTAATTCTGTGCTTTCGGCTCGGCTTTCGCCAGATCAATCACATGCGGCTCTTCGCTGACAGGCGTCACTTTAACAAACAGCGCGATAAAGCCCATGGCCGCCATCACCCAGAACACATTCGCGCCCCACTGCTCAAAGCCCCAGCCACTTAACGCCGTCATGGCCGCGATAAAAGCGCCTAACGGCAGGGCATTGTAGAGCGCTTGCAGCGCGACCATTTTGTGCTCTGGCGAGTGTTGAATGTATTGAATGGCCGCAATGTGTGTCATAGCAAACGTCACGCCGTGCAGTAATTGAACGAAAACCAGACCAAGCAGCAAGGTGGTGGAGGCAGTGATCCCCCAGCGCAGCATGACGCCAATCGATGCGGTGACAAACAGCGCACGTAATGACCAACCCGCAAACAGGCGCTTACTCAAAGCAAACACCGCCACTTCGGCCACCACCCCTAAGCTCCACAGATAGCCGATGATCTCTTCGGAATGGCCAGCCTGTTTCCAGTAAATGGCACTAAAGCTGTAGTAAGCCGCGTGGCTCCCTTGGATGAGCGCCGCCAATAGCAAAAAGGTCACGACGGGTTTGTCGGTGAGTAACTCAGTTAACTTCGGCCGCTGGGTGTGATGCTCTTGGCTTGTTACTGGCATCAGCGTCGGTTTGCGCAAGCTAAATAGCAACGAAACAAACACCCCAGCCAACGCGGTGTAAAGGATCATGTCGCTGCCGTAGAGTGCAATCAAATACCCCACCACGGTCGAGCCCGCAATAAACGCGATGGATCCCCACAAGCGCGTGCGGCCGTAATCAAGCATTTTTAAGCGGGCGTAGTAGTTGGCGAGCGCATCAGAGAGCGGTACCGCCGGGCCACAACAGAGGTTGAATAACACGGTCGCCAGCGCCATCAACCAGAAATCACCGCCAGTAAAAAAGTGAAACGCGACAAAAATTAGCGCGGCGAAACTGAGCCAGCGTAACGCTGGCATGATGTGTTCGGCGCGATGCACGCGCGGCGTGATCACCATATTCGCCACACAACGCGTTGCTAAACCAATCCCCACCAGCAAGCCGATATCGGTGGAAGAGACGCCCTGCTCCTTAAACCACAACGACCAAAATGGCAGATAAACACCGTAAGCAAAAAAGAAGCCGAGGAAATATTGAGAAATCCAGCCATAAGGGGATGGGGTAAACATAGTGATAATCCTGAACAATAGCAGTTAAAGAACTGAGTGCGCTGCATTATGACTGGGTATGCACAAGAGAAAAAGGGAATTATCAGCAACCCACCGTTTCCCCGATCGCACCAAAGGATTAGACCAAAGTCGTCTGGAGAGTCAGTGTAAATTTGTCAGACTTACTCTATGCCGCGTGACGATAGAGTGCCCCATGCCTGATAAATTTAATATGCAATCTCCACCGTTTGACCGCCTGAGTGAAGGACAGCAAGCCCTGCTGCGCTCGTCACTGGACGTCGCCTACTATCGAACCCGCGACATTGTTCTGCCTGCCGGGCAGCCGAGCGATTCTCTGCACATTCTCATCAAAGGTGCAGTCGAAGAGCGCTCCGCTGATCATCAGGAAGTGTTCGCCCACTACGCCAACGACGATATGTTTGACGTCCGCGCCCTGTTTGAAGCGACTGTGCGCCACCACTACGTCGCGCTGGAAGATACCCTCTCCTATCTGCTGCCCAAAGCGCTGTTTCTGGAACTTTATAATGAAAATGGTCAGTTCGCGGCCTACTTCGACAGCAACCTCGCCAAACGGCAAGAGTTGATTGAAGCGGCGCAGCAGCAACAAAACTTGGCCGAGTTTATTCTCACCAAAGTCGACAAGGCGATTTACCACCCGGCGATGATTCTTCCGCCCGAGATGCCGATCAATCAGGTCACCAAAACCTTGAAGGAAAACGGCATCGACGCCGCGCTGGTCAAACTGCATGACGATGACCCTCGCTGTCGCCAACAGCCTTCCGCCCACCCGTATGCCATCGTCACCCGCACCAACATGCTCCATTCGGTGATGCTGGAAGACAAACCGCTCGATACTCCGGTAGGCGAGATTGCCACCTTCCCGGTTTGCCATGTGGATAATGGCGATTTTCTGTTTAACGCCATGATCACCATGACGCGCAACCGCATGAAACGCCTGATGGTGTGCGACGGTCACCAAGCGGTTGGTATGCTCGACATGACGCAGATCCTCAGCGCCTTCTCCACTCATTCTCACGTGCTGACCTTAAGCATCGCCCGTGCGTCCAGCGTGGAAGAGTTAGCGCTGGCGTCGAACAAACAGCGCCAATTGGTCGAAAGCTTGCTGAAAAACGGCATTCGCACGCGCTTTATCATGGAGCTGATATCGGCGGTCAACGAACAAATTATTGAGAAAGCGTTTGAGCTAGTCGTGCCTCCGGCGCTACACGACCACTGCTGTCTGATCGTGCTCGGCTCTGAAGGTCGAGGTGAGCAAATCCTCAAGACCGACCAAGATAACGCGCTCATCATCAAAGACGGTCTGGAATGGCAGTTGTGCGGCGAAGTGATGCAGCAGCTCACTCATACTTTGCAACAGCTTGGCTACCCACTTTGCCCGGGCAATGTCATGGTCAATAACCCGAAATGGGTGCGCAGCCAAACACACTGGAAAAAAACCTTGGCGGACTGGGTAAAAGCCGCCAAACCGGAGCAAGTCATGGACATCGCGATCATGGCCGATGCCCACGCCGTTGCCGGCAATAAGAGCCTACTGGCGCCAGTGAAAGCGCACTTGTGTCAATTGATGGCAGATCAAGAGCTGATCCTCACCGAATTCACCCGCCCCGCTCTGAGCTTTTCCGTGCCGCTGACGCTATTTGGCAATGTTAAAGCCGATAAATCAGGGCTCGACATCAAGCAAGGCGGCATTTTCCCGATTGTGCACGGCATTCGCGCTCTAACGCTGGAATACGCCTTGAGCGAAAACAACACCTTCGACCGCATTGACGCCTTGGTCAAACGCAAAGTGCTTGAGCAAACCACCGCCGATAACCTCAGCGAAGCATTGAAGCTGTTTTTTAAATTGCGTCTTGCTCAGCAGTTGTCCGAGCAACACAGCAACAACAAAATCAGTTTGAAACTGCTCGATCGCACCGAGCGTGACTTGCTGCGCCACAGTTTGCACGTGGTGAAAAAGTTTAAGCAGTGGCTGGGTTATCACTATCAAATCAAAGATTAACCACGTGAGGCGCTACGCCAAACGTCTTAGGAAGCGCGCATGAACTGGTTGCAACGCAAATACTGGCACTACAAACTGACAGGCTCGCCCTATCAGTCGCTGTTTTGCGCGCCCGACAGCCGTGAGTTTGTCTCTCTGGATTGCGAGACCACCAGCTTAGACCCGAAGCGCGCTGAGCTGGTCACCATTGCCGCGACGCGCATTATCGACAACCGTATTCTCACCAGTCAGCCGTTTGAAGTACGGCTGCGCGCGCCGCAATCGCTCGACTCGGGTTCAGTGAAAATCCACAAAATTCGCCATCAGGATCTGGTCGATGGCATTAGCGAATGCGAAGCCATCACGCGGCTACTCGACTTTATCGGCAACCGCCCTTTAGTCGGTTACCACATCCGATATGATAAGAAGATCTTAGACCTCGCCTGTCAGCGTCACTTAGGTTTCCCACTGCCTAATCCGTTGGTTGAAGTTAGCCAGATCTACCATGACAAACTGGAAAAGCACCTGCCCAATGGCTACTTTGACCTCAGTTTGGATGCGATCTGCAAGCATCTGGATCTGCCGCTTCAAGACAAGCATGACGCGCTGCAAGATGCCTTTGCGGCGGCGTTGATCTTTGTGCGTTTAACCCATGGCGATCTGCCCAGCTTCTCTTCCTCTTACCTCTCCCCGTAAGTTTGATGCAACGCATACATTCTTAATTTACTCATTTATAAGCAAAATACGCTTTTATCCTAAAGTCTAATTGTCGAAATCGTCGCAGTGATTAACAGTTATAGGCAAATCGAAAGACACCACGGATTTCCGTTCGCGTTCAGTTGCACACTCAATCACAAGTAGCCCTGTTCACGAAAGTTGAAGGCACAAGGAGAGAAACAATGAGTGAAGCCCACATTTATCCGGTTAAAGAGAACATTAAAACTCACACCCACGCGGATAATGAGACCTATCTTGCGATGTACCAACAATCTGTCATCGATCCAGAGGGCTTCTGGAGCGAACACGGCAAAATCGTTGATTGGATCAAGCCTTTTACCAAGGTCAAACAGACCTCTTTTGACACGGGCCACGTTGATATTCGCTGGTTTGAAGATGGCACACTGAACGTTTCCGCTAACTGTATTGACCGCCATCTGGCCAAGCGCGGTGATGAGGTAGCGATTATCTGGGAAGGTGACAACCCAGCCGAAGACAAAACACTGACTTACAAGCAACTGCACCAAGAAGTGTGTCGCTTTTCCAACGCGCTGAAAGAGCAAGGCGTGCGCAAAGGTGACGTGGTGTGTCTCTACATGCCGATGGTGCCGGAAGCGGCGGTGGCGATGCTGGCGTGTACCCGTATCGGCGCCGTGCATACCATCGTCTTTGGCGGCTTCTCACCTGAAGCGCTGGCGGGCCGTATTATCGACTCCGATGCCAAGGTGGTGATTACCGCTGATGAGGGCGTACGCGGCGGCCGCGCCGTGCCCCTGAAAAAGAACGTTGATGAAGCGCTGACCAACCCTGAAGTGAACACCATCAGCAAAGTGATGGTGTTAAAACGCACTGGTGGCAACATTGATTGGCATGAGCACCGCGATGTTTGGTGGCACGAAGCCACCGCAAAAGTCTCTGATGTTTGCCCACCAGAAGAGATGAAAGCCGAAGATCCGCTCTTCATCCTTTACACTTCAGGTTCAACTGGCAAACCAAAAGGCGTACTGCACACCACGGGTGGCTACTTGGTGTACGCGACCATGACCTTTAAATATGTCTTTGACTATCAGCCCGGCGAGGTGTTCTGGTGTACCGCTGACGTGGGCTGGATCACCGGACACACCTATCTGGTTTACGGCCCACTGTCCAACGGGGCGAAAACTATTCTGTTTGAAGGCGTACCAAACTACCCGAAAACCAGCCGCATGAGCGAAGTGGTCGACAAGCACCAAGTCAACATTCTTTATACTGCGCCAACGGCAATTCGCGCGCTGATGGCCAAAGGCAATGAAGCGGTTGAAGGAACAGAGCGTAGCAGCTTGCGCATTATGGGTTCGGTGGGCGAACCGATTAACCCAGAAGCGTGGGAGTGGTACTACAAAACCATCGGCAATGAAAAATCGCCGATTGTCGACACTTGGTGGCAAACCGAAACCGGCGGCATTTTGATCACGCCACTTCCTGGCGCAACGGACCTGAAACCGGGTTCAGCGACGCGCCCATTCTTCGGCGTACAGCCTGCACTGGTCGACAACATCGGCAACGTGATTGAAGAGCAAGCGGCGGAAGGTAACCTCGTTATCCTCGACTCTTGGCCCGGTCAGATGCGCACTGTGTATGGTGACCACGAACGCTTTGAGCAGACCTATTTCTCTACCTTCCGTGGCATGTATTTCACTGGTGACGGCGCGCGTCGCGACGAAGATGGCTACTACTGGATCACAGGCCGTGTGGATGACGTATTGAACGTCTCTGGCCACCGTATGGGCACAGCAGAAATTGAATCGGCACTGGTGGCGCATCCTAAGATTGCTGAAGCAGCGATCGTCGGCATTCCGCACGACATCAAGGGTCAGGCGATTTACGCCTACGTGACGCTCAACGCTGGGGAATACCCATCGGCTGAGCTACACAAAGAGGTGAAAGATTGGGTACGTAAAGAGATCGGCCCGATTGCCACGCCAGATGTGCTGCATTGGACCGATGCGCTACCGAAAACGCGCTCAGGCAAAATCATGCGCCGCATTCTGCGTAAGATCGCCACCGGTGACACCAGTAACTTGGGCGATACCTCAACACTGGCCGATCCAAGTGTGATCGACAAGCTGATCGCCGAGAAAGCCGAGCTGGCCTAATTCTGAGCAGCGAATATAACGCTGCCACAATAAGAGACCTGCGCTAACCACAAAGGCGTGCTTCAATGAAGCACGCCTTTGCATTTTGGCTGTTTTAGGAGCACGGGATTACTTTACACGGGATTGCTAGACCAGCTCCGCCAGCATACTTTCATCATACGCTTTTAGCGTCTCGCCGCTGCGTACTCGTGCCACGTAATCTGGGTTAGCAATGAACGGGCGACCAATCGCCAGCAGTTCAAATAGCCCTTGCTCAATTGCTGACGCACCGGACTGCGCGCTGAAACCACCCGCCGCCATCAAGGTTTTTGAGTAGTGCTGACGCATATACTCCGATACCTTGCCGCCTAGGTGTTCAAACTCAACGCTGTCGTCAAACATCCCTTCATGCAGGTACGCCAACTCACGCGTTTCCAGCTCGGCCAACAAATAGTCAAACACGGCTCGGTCACGCGCATCCGGTTTGATGTGTGCGTAGGCACCCGGTGACAAACGCAGACCAGTGCGATGCCCGCCAATGCGCTCAATAATGGCGTCAATCACCGCCAGAGGAAAACGCGCCATATTTTCGGGCGTCTGGCCAAACTCATCATCACGCAAGTTGGTGTCATAGTGCAGGAACTGATCGAGCAGGTAGCCATTCGCGCCGTGGATTTCCACCCCATCAAAACCCGCCACGATCGCGTTTTCAGCGGCACTGGCGTAATCCTCAACCAACTGCTCAATCTCTTCTTTACTCGCGGCTTTAGGCAGGGTGTACGTTAGATCGCGACGACGCGGCACCGTTCCTTCGTACGCCACCGCCGATGGTGCGAGCACATACTCACCGGCAAAAAAGGCAGGGTGCGCCACACGGCCGGTATGCCAAAGCTGAGCAAAAATCTTACCGCCACGCGCATGCACGGCCTCAGTCACTTTCTTCCAGCCAGCAACTTGCGCATCGCTGAACAGCCCCGGAGTATTGGGGTAACCCTGACCATCCGGGCGAATGATCGTCGCTTCCGAAATGATCAACCCAGCTTCGGCGCGGCGAGCATAGTAAGCGGCCATTTCATCCGTTGGTACAAGCCCCTCTCCCGCCATACAGCGCGTCAGTGGCGCCATCACAATGCGGTTATTCAGGGTAAGGTGTTCATTTAAAACATAAGGTTTGAAGAGTAAATCCGTCATCGGGCGATCCTGCTGTCGAGTGAATGTCGCTATGCTAGATCATTTTTGAACAATCATTCAAGATATATTTTGAACGATCGTTCAAGAATTTTTGTCAGGTTACGATTTTGCGCGTAGAATGCGGCTAAACCCCGAGTGAGAGAATGTGTGTGCGCGTAGCTGAATTTGACCGAGAACAGGTGTTGCGATCCGCGATGTATGAATTTATGTCGAAAGGATTCAATAAGACCAGTATGCAAGATTTGAAAAAAGCCACTGGCCTGCATCCGGGGTCCATCTATTGTGCGTTTGAAAATAAACGCGGTTTATTGCTGGCGGCCTTGGCGCATTATGCCGAGGAGCGAGCGCAAGAGTTCCATGCGATTTTTGCCGCTCACTCCAACGTCATGGACGGACTGCAAAGCTACTTTGCCATGGTGGTTGAAGAGTGTGCCAGTGAGGAGATCAAAGATTGCCTGCTGCAAAAAGCACTGAGTGAGTTGTCCAAACAAGACGATGAAGTGGAGCAAATCATTCGCGATACCCTCAACGCTTGGAAACTCGGCCTGCTCGCACAACTGTGTCAAGCGCAGCAAAACGGGGAGATCAGCGCCGATGCCGACTGCGATTTTCTCGCCGACTATCTGGTGATGGGTATTTATGGCCTGCGCACTTTTGCTCATACCAAACCAGAAAGAACCCTGCTGAGTAAAATGGCGCAGCAACTGCTTTGCACGCTACACGTTTAACGCCTCTATTCTCCCAATCCAAGAGTCTGTCAATCCAAGCTTTGCCAATCCATGAGCGCCCTTCTCCCTCGGCGCTCATCTAGGCGGTTACCTCCCGCGGCCAATTGATTATTTTTCCGCCACTTCATCGGCATTAGCACAGAACCGCGCCGAACCACACGACATACCGCGTTTCAGCGGCGATTTTTTGTTAACCCGGTTACAGAAATCCAAGCTCAACTCGGGAGATTAGACCAGTAATTTGCTGCTAATTGCTATGAATTAGCTATAATCTTGGGCAATCTTGAAAAATTGGCACAGATTTGACAGAAAAACCGTGCCGATTTCTCCTGTTTTTGGGAATATGCGGGTTTCACTCACGATAAAGAAAGATAGCGCCAACATGTCAGCAAAGTTACGAATTCTGGTCTTAAACGGCCCAAATCTTAACCTACTTGGTTTACGCGAGCCTGCCCACTACGGTGCGCAGACACTATCGCAGATCGTCGAAAACTTGATGACATTGGCAAAACAAGCCGATATTGAGCTTGAACATCTGCAATCGAATCGTGAGTACGAACTGATCGAAGCCATTCACGCCGCACACGGCAAGGTGGACTTCATCATCATTAATCCGGCCGCATTGACCCATACCAGTGTCGCACTAAGAGACGCCCTACTCGGCGTCGCGATTCCTTATATTGAAGTGCACCTGTCTAACGTGCATGCACGTGAGCCCTTCCGTCATCACTCCTATTTGTCGGACAAAGCGGTTGGCGTGATCTGCGGTTTAGGCGCACAAGGTTATGAATTTGCTCTGTCGGCAGCCATTGCTAAGCTGCGGGCAAAGTAACCCAAACACTCTGCAGCCCTTGGCGGCTGTCTTACTCACAAGATAAAAGAGAAAGATAAGATGGATATTCGTAAAATCAAAAAACTGATCGAACTGGTTGAAGAATCTGGCATTTCTGAGCTAGAGATCTCTGAAGGTGAAGAATCAGTACGCATCAGCCGTCATGGTCAAATGATGGCTGCGCCTGCACCTATCCACTACGCAGCTGCGCCAGTGGCCGCAGCACCCGTTGCTGAAGCGACGCCAGCTGCAGCACCCGCGGTAAGCGCAGGCCACAAAGTGCTTTCTCCAATGGTAGGCACCTTCTACCGTTCACCAAGTCCAGATTCTAAAGCGTTCATCGAAGTGGGCCAAAGCGTAAAAGCGGGTGACACGCTATGCATCGTTGAAGCGATGAAGATGATGAACCAAATCGAAGCGGATAAATCTGGTGTCGTTACTGCTATCCTTGTTGAAGATGGCCAGCCAGTAGAATTCGACCAGCCACTCGTTGTTATCGAATAAGCGGAGTTCGCTATGTTAGATAAAGTAGTCATCGCGAACCGAGGTGAAATCGCCCTTCGTATTCTTCGCGCATGTAAAGAGCTCGGCATCAAAACCGTTGCCGTGCACTCCACCGCCGATCGCGATCTCAAACACGTGCTACTGGCTGACGAAACCGTCTGTATCGGCCCTGCGAAAGGCATCGACAGCTACCTGAACATTCCGCGTATTATTTCCGCGGCGGAAGTGACTGGCGCGGTTGCCATCCATCCGGGTTACGGTTTCCTGTCAGAAAACGCCGATTTTGCTGAACAAGTAGAACGCAGCGGCTTTATTTTTGTTGGTCCGAAAGCGGAGACTATCCGCATCATGGGTGACAAAGTCTCGGCGATCACCGCGATGAAAAAAGCGGGCGTTCCTTGTGTACCCGGCTCTGACGGCCCACTCGACAACGACGAAGTGAAAAACAAAGCACACGCCAAACGCATCGGTTATCCCGTGATTATCAAAGCCTCTGGTGGTGGCGGCGGTCGTGGTATGCGTGTAGTTCGCAAAGAAGCAGATCTGGTTCAAGCGATCGCAATG
The Vibrio navarrensis DNA segment above includes these coding regions:
- the acs gene encoding acetate--CoA ligase, with translation MSEAHIYPVKENIKTHTHADNETYLAMYQQSVIDPEGFWSEHGKIVDWIKPFTKVKQTSFDTGHVDIRWFEDGTLNVSANCIDRHLAKRGDEVAIIWEGDNPAEDKTLTYKQLHQEVCRFSNALKEQGVRKGDVVCLYMPMVPEAAVAMLACTRIGAVHTIVFGGFSPEALAGRIIDSDAKVVITADEGVRGGRAVPLKKNVDEALTNPEVNTISKVMVLKRTGGNIDWHEHRDVWWHEATAKVSDVCPPEEMKAEDPLFILYTSGSTGKPKGVLHTTGGYLVYATMTFKYVFDYQPGEVFWCTADVGWITGHTYLVYGPLSNGAKTILFEGVPNYPKTSRMSEVVDKHQVNILYTAPTAIRALMAKGNEAVEGTERSSLRIMGSVGEPINPEAWEWYYKTIGNEKSPIVDTWWQTETGGILITPLPGATDLKPGSATRPFFGVQPALVDNIGNVIEEQAAEGNLVILDSWPGQMRTVYGDHERFEQTYFSTFRGMYFTGDGARRDEDGYYWITGRVDDVLNVSGHRMGTAEIESALVAHPKIAEAAIVGIPHDIKGQAIYAYVTLNAGEYPSAELHKEVKDWVRKEIGPIATPDVLHWTDALPKTRSGKIMRRILRKIATGDTSNLGDTSTLADPSVIDKLIAEKAELA
- the aroQ gene encoding type II 3-dehydroquinate dehydratase; the encoded protein is MSAKLRILVLNGPNLNLLGLREPAHYGAQTLSQIVENLMTLAKQADIELEHLQSNREYELIEAIHAAHGKVDFIIINPAALTHTSVALRDALLGVAIPYIEVHLSNVHAREPFRHHSYLSDKAVGVICGLGAQGYEFALSAAIAKLRAK
- the accB gene encoding acetyl-CoA carboxylase biotin carboxyl carrier protein, with amino-acid sequence MDIRKIKKLIELVEESGISELEISEGEESVRISRHGQMMAAPAPIHYAAAPVAAAPVAEATPAAAPAVSAGHKVLSPMVGTFYRSPSPDSKAFIEVGQSVKAGDTLCIVEAMKMMNQIEADKSGVVTAILVEDGQPVEFDQPLVVIE
- a CDS encoding 3-phenylpropionate MFS transporter → MFTPSPYGWISQYFLGFFFAYGVYLPFWSLWFKEQGVSSTDIGLLVGIGLATRCVANMVITPRVHRAEHIMPALRWLSFAALIFVAFHFFTGGDFWLMALATVLFNLCCGPAVPLSDALANYYARLKMLDYGRTRLWGSIAFIAGSTVVGYLIALYGSDMILYTALAGVFVSLLFSLRKPTLMPVTSQEHHTQRPKLTELLTDKPVVTFLLLAALIQGSHAAYYSFSAIYWKQAGHSEEIIGYLWSLGVVAEVAVFALSKRLFAGWSLRALFVTASIGVMLRWGITASTTLLLGLVFVQLLHGVTFAMTHIAAIQYIQHSPEHKMVALQALYNALPLGAFIAAMTALSGWGFEQWGANVFWVMAAMGFIALFVKVTPVSEEPHVIDLAKAEPKAQN
- a CDS encoding 3'-5' exonuclease → MNWLQRKYWHYKLTGSPYQSLFCAPDSREFVSLDCETTSLDPKRAELVTIAATRIIDNRILTSQPFEVRLRAPQSLDSGSVKIHKIRHQDLVDGISECEAITRLLDFIGNRPLVGYHIRYDKKILDLACQRHLGFPLPNPLVEVSQIYHDKLEKHLPNGYFDLSLDAICKHLDLPLQDKHDALQDAFAAALIFVRLTHGDLPSFSSSYLSP
- a CDS encoding DUF294 nucleotidyltransferase-like domain-containing protein, which encodes MPDKFNMQSPPFDRLSEGQQALLRSSLDVAYYRTRDIVLPAGQPSDSLHILIKGAVEERSADHQEVFAHYANDDMFDVRALFEATVRHHYVALEDTLSYLLPKALFLELYNENGQFAAYFDSNLAKRQELIEAAQQQQNLAEFILTKVDKAIYHPAMILPPEMPINQVTKTLKENGIDAALVKLHDDDPRCRQQPSAHPYAIVTRTNMLHSVMLEDKPLDTPVGEIATFPVCHVDNGDFLFNAMITMTRNRMKRLMVCDGHQAVGMLDMTQILSAFSTHSHVLTLSIARASSVEELALASNKQRQLVESLLKNGIRTRFIMELISAVNEQIIEKAFELVVPPALHDHCCLIVLGSEGRGEQILKTDQDNALIIKDGLEWQLCGEVMQQLTHTLQQLGYPLCPGNVMVNNPKWVRSQTHWKKTLADWVKAAKPEQVMDIAIMADAHAVAGNKSLLAPVKAHLCQLMADQELILTEFTRPALSFSVPLTLFGNVKADKSGLDIKQGGIFPIVHGIRALTLEYALSENNTFDRIDALVKRKVLEQTTADNLSEALKLFFKLRLAQQLSEQHSNNKISLKLLDRTERDLLRHSLHVVKKFKQWLGYHYQIKD
- a CDS encoding alkene reductase codes for the protein MTDLLFKPYVLNEHLTLNNRIVMAPLTRCMAGEGLVPTDEMAAYYARRAEAGLIISEATIIRPDGQGYPNTPGLFSDAQVAGWKKVTEAVHARGGKIFAQLWHTGRVAHPAFFAGEYVLAPSAVAYEGTVPRRRDLTYTLPKAASKEEIEQLVEDYASAAENAIVAGFDGVEIHGANGYLLDQFLHYDTNLRDDEFGQTPENMARFPLAVIDAIIERIGGHRTGLRLSPGAYAHIKPDARDRAVFDYLLAELETRELAYLHEGMFDDSVEFEHLGGKVSEYMRQHYSKTLMAAGGFSAQSGASAIEQGLFELLAIGRPFIANPDYVARVRSGETLKAYDESMLAELV
- a CDS encoding TetR/AcrR family transcriptional regulator, with product MRVAEFDREQVLRSAMYEFMSKGFNKTSMQDLKKATGLHPGSIYCAFENKRGLLLAALAHYAEERAQEFHAIFAAHSNVMDGLQSYFAMVVEECASEEIKDCLLQKALSELSKQDDEVEQIIRDTLNAWKLGLLAQLCQAQQNGEISADADCDFLADYLVMGIYGLRTFAHTKPERTLLSKMAQQLLCTLHV